A genomic window from Archaeoglobus profundus DSM 5631 includes:
- a CDS encoding TlpA family protein disulfide reductase has protein sequence MKKLIALLLVLTIALLGCSQKSALETGSKACNYSNIEVYFYYSPTCPHCEKVKPYIDKLREKYKDVKFIYCNVSDKNISKACYTYAYYVIGVPTVVVHAGNVTTALAGDRDIIGLENLIRSLACCGK, from the coding sequence ATGAAAAAGCTAATTGCACTACTCTTAGTCCTGACAATTGCATTGTTGGGCTGTTCTCAGAAGTCCGCATTAGAAACTGGAAGTAAGGCCTGTAATTACTCCAATATCGAAGTCTACTTCTACTACTCTCCTACATGCCCGCATTGCGAGAAGGTAAAGCCGTACATAGACAAGCTTAGAGAGAAATACAAGGATGTGAAATTCATCTACTGCAACGTTTCCGATAAGAACATTTCCAAAGCTTGCTACACCTACGCCTACTACGTAATCGGTGTGCCAACGGTTGTGGTACATGCTGGGAATGTAACAACCGCTCTCGCGGGAGATAGAGATATAATAGGACTTGAGAACTTAATTAGGAGTTTAGCATGCTGCGGAAAGTGA